The window TAGGACCTCCACGGCCAGGCTCCCCTCCTCCCCGGGCTTCAGGGCCAGGCGGCCCTCCACCCGCAAGGCCACCCCGCCCCCCTCCAGGGCCTTCAGGGCGGCGAAGGCGTCTAGAAGCCTCCCCTCCGGGGTGGACCTGCTCCCCGCGAGGAGGGCCCCCTCCAGGGCCTCAGGGGAGGCCGCCCCCCGGGAGCGAAGGAGGGCCAGGGCCGCCGAGACGTGGGGGGCCGCCTGGCTCGTCCCCTTGAGGAGGCGGTGTCCCCCCAGGGTGGGGCCCAGGACCCCGGAAGCCCCGTCCCCCCCGGGGGCGAGGAGGGGGGCGGAGCGGTTGGAGTAGGAGGCGAGCCTCCCGTCGGACCCCACCGCCCCCACGGTGAGGACCCCCCGGCAGTTCCCGGGGAAGTAGTCCCGGAAGTCCCGCCCGTAGTTCCCCGCCGCCGCCACCACCAGGACGCCCCGGGCCCTCACCTCGTCCAGGGCCTCCTGCAAAGCGGGGGAGCAGGGGCCTTCCCCGCTTAAGGAGAGGTTCACCACCTGGGCCGGGTGGGGGTTTGGGGGAAGCCCCGGCACGGGGATCCCCGCCGCCCACCGGAGGGCGAGGATCAGGTCGCTCTCCCGCCCCGTCCCCTCGGGGGTGAGGAGGCGGATGGGGAGGATGTGGGCCTGGGAGGCCCCCGCCATCCCCACCCCGTTCCAGGCCGCCGCCAGGACCCCGGAGACGTGGCTCCCGTGGAAGGTCTGGAGGGGGCTTCCCGTGCTGGGCTCCGTGGGGTCGGTGTCCCCGTCCACCAGGTCCAGCCCCGGAAGGAGGACGCCCTCGAGGTCGGGGTGGCCGGGGAGGACCCCGGTGTCCGCCACCGCCACCACCACCCCCTCCCCCGTGGCCTCGGCCCAGGCCTCGGGGAAGCGGGCCAGGGGGAGGTTCCACTCCTCGGGGAAGAGGGGCTCGGCCTCGCCCCCCTGGGCCCGGAGGGGGCGGTCGGGCAGGCTCAGCCCGCCCAGGGCCTGGCCTCCCAGGCCCTCCACCCGGTACCATCCCCCGCCCAGGGGCCTCCCCGGGCACCCCTGGGGGCAGTAGGCCATCCGGTCCGTGGCGGCCTGGGTCTGGGGCGCGACCCCTTCCCCGCCCACGTAGACCGTGCCCTCCAGGTAGAGGTCCAAGGAGGAAGCCCCCTCCACCACCAGGCGGAAGGGGGCCTCCCGCCGCATCCCCCCGCCCTCGGCCACCACCCGGGCCTCCCAGGTCCCGGCCTCCCGGGCGGGGATGGCGAGGGAGAGCTCCCTCTTACCCTCCACCTCCAGGGGAGGAGGGGTCATCCCCGGGGGAAGGCCCTCCACGAAGAGGCGGGCCCTGAGCCCCCTCGCCTCCACCCGCGCCGGGAGGATGGCCGTCTCCCCCTCCCGAGCCCGCACCTCCTCCTGGCCCAGGGAGAGCCGAAGGAGGGGGGCCTCGAGGGCGCACCCCGTCAAAAGGAGCAGGCTAAAAAGGAGGCTCCAGGTCCTCCTCATCCAGGCCCACCTCCGCTACCCGCCGGGCGAAGGCCGCCTCGAGGGCCTCGTAGGCCTCCTCCAGGCTGGGGAAGTCCCCGAGGTCCTCCCGCTCCCCTCCGGGGCCCTCCCACCAGGCCCGGCACCGCCCCGTGGGCCACTCCTGGACCCACCCGTCCCCCATGGGCGTCTCGTAGACCCGCCGCTTCTGGCTTCCGTCAAACCGGAGAACCCGCATTTACTTCCCCCAAGCCACAGCGAAGTACCCCCGGAGAACCGCCACCACCTCCGGGCTTTCCACCACCACGAAGGCCGCCCCCTTGGGGGCCACGAAGAACCGTCCGTCCGCCAGGAGGAACCACCCGGCCATGGGCGTCCCCCCGAGGCGCACCACCTTCGCCCCCCGGGCCCAGGGAGGAGGCGCCTCCCGCCCCAGGACCAGGGTGAGGCGCTTCTCCTTCAGGGCCTCCCCCAGGGAGGCCGGGGGAAGCCCCACGGCCACCACCTCCTGGGTCCGGTTCGCCAGGAACCAGTAGAGCTCCCGCTCGGAGAGCTCCCGCACCTGGGGTAAGCCCTGGGCCAGGGCGGGGAGGAGGAGGGCGAGGGCGAAGAGAAGGGCCCTAGGGGATCCAGTACCCCTCATCGTCCTCGCGCTCCATGAGGAGGTCCAGCACTTCCCAGGGAACGAAGACGCCCTCTTCATCTTCCTCCTCCTCAAAGTCCTCCGCCTCCCGGTCCAGGCACTCCAGGCAGGCCGTCTCCAGCTCCCGGCCATCGGGGAGGCGAATCGTGATGCGCCTCGTCCCGCCGCACATGGGGCACGCCATCACGCCACCTCCGGCAACGGCACCCGGAACTCCGGGGCCCAGAAAAGCGCCTCCTCCCCCTCGGCGAGGAGAAAGGCCGCCTCAATCCCCCGCTGGTAGAGCCGCCACCCGAGCTCGGGGTGGCGCACCAGGTAGTATTGCCCGGTACCGTCCCCCTTCACCACGCTAGCCTCCTCCACGATCCGCCAGAACTCCGCGAGGTCCGTCCGCATACGCCTTCTCCCGTGGGGCGAAGCCCCCAAGTCACTTCACCTCCTCCTGCCTCCTCGAGGCGCTCACCACGTAGCTCGTGGCTAGGCGCATCACCAGGGCCACTTTGTTGGAGACGGGGCCGTCCGGGGTGAGCCAGAGCCAGCGGTCCGGGGTGCTGTATCCGGGGGCGAAGAGGTAGCCCTTTCCCCCGGCCCAAAGGATGGGCAGACCCAGGATGACCCCGGAGAGCTCCGGGGCATCCCGCTCACCCCCCACGGCCACCACCTTGAGGAGGCCTTCCTTCACCGCCTCCTTCAGCTCCGCCTCCAGCTTTCTCGCCGTCTTCCCGTCCGTGACGATGTACGCTTTAGGAATCCGTATCCCCTCCGGCGGGCAGGTGTAGATGGGCACCCCCCCGTAGGAGATGTTCTGGCACCCCCCTCCGTGCAGGATGAGCCCGAGGTAGCGGGCCAAAGCTTCCACCCCGGCCCCCGAACCCACCACCATCACCTCCTGGCCCCGGGAAAGAGCACCCTGAATCTCCCCCCAGGAGGTGGGGTAGAGCATGTCGTCCGGGAGGCCGCACATCTTGAGGGTGGTGCACAGGACGCACTTCGTCACCCGGTACACCCCCCGGAGGACCAGGGAGGGCTGGGAGAAGTCCAGCCGGGTGAGGCTACTGGGGTCGCACGAGAGCACCTGGCTGACCTTGTTCAGGTTGTTGCTGATCCCGCCCCAGTCCAGGTTGGAGAGCCAGTCGAACTGGGCCAGGGCCGGGGTAAGGGCTACCAAAAGGGTCAAGAACGCTTTCCGCATCTTCACCTCCCGAGGAGGGGCCGATAGAGCGCCCTCAGGTCCAAGGCGTAGGCCGAAAGGTCCGAGACCAGGGTGTAGGGGGCTCCCCGCACCCCCGGCACCTCGTACCCCTCGGGCACGGAGACCCACCGCCAATGCGTCCTCTCCAGGGCGAAGGGGAGCACATAGGGGGGCACCCCCAGGGGTTGCGCCGGGCCTTCCAGGGGAAGCGAGGGGTAGGCGATGACGCAAGGGGGGCAGTATTCCACCCGGATGTCGATGGTGAGGGGCACGTGCCAGTAGACCACCAGGCGGGAGAGCTGGCCCCAGGCCCACCCCATCCAGTTCCCCAGGTTCACCTGGGAGAGGTCCACATTGCGGATGTCGGGGACCGTGGTCACCTCCAGGAAGTTCGTGCCCTGGAAGAAGGTGGCGTAGCCAAAGGCCTCGTAGACGGGGAGGGACGAGGGAGGAAGCCAGCGCTTGGCCTCCTCAAACTTCCAGAGGCCCGGGGCCTCCTTCGCCTTCAGGGGCTCGTCCTGGGGCTTGCCCCCGGTGAGCTTTTCCACCTCCCCCTTGGCCTTCACCACCTCGTCCACGGTCATGAGGGCCGTGGCCGCGCACGAGACCACCCGGTCCAGGTCCCCCGCGCACCCCTTGAGGACGGGGATCGCCCCGGTGAGGGCCCTCAAGGGGGCGTTCACCAGGTTCTCCAGGTTCCCCTTCAGGGTGTCCACCCCCGGAAGGCCCAGGAAGGCCCGGGAGTCAAAGAGGGTCTTGGCCGAGCGGTAGAAGTGCACGTAGAGGTACGCCTTCTCCAGGTCGCTCCCCGCCCGGTCGATGAGCCGCTTGTAGGTGTCCCAGATGGCCTGCACCTGGTCCCAGAGGGCGGTGAGGTCCACGGGGAAGAGCTGGGTGTAGACCGGGGCCACCACGCTCCCCGCCCCGAGGAGGTGGCCCTGCCAGGGCACCGGGAGGTAGGCCTTGGGACTCCCCAGGCTCCTGAAGTCCCTGGGGAGGAGGGAGAGGAGGTCCTGGGGGGTGGAAGGCCGGGGCGTGAGAAGAGCCCTCGCCACGTCCTTCTGGTAGTCGGCGTAGTAGTCGGTGAGGGCCTTTCGCATGGCCCGCTCCACCCGGGCGTTGGCCTCGTCCCAGTTGAACCAGAGGGGCTGGGACGGGTATCCGGGGGTGCGGAAGACCTCGTTCCCCTGGACCAGGACCTTGAACCCCGGGATGTACATGAGAGGGAGGATCTGCATCCCGAGGCCGTCGCAAAACTCCTTCGGGTCCACCTGGGGCACGGGGAGGTACTTGTCCAGCTTGTGGAGCCCCGCCGAGGCCCACGTCCCCAGGTCCAGGGGGGAAGACCGGATGGCCGCCTGAAGGAAGGCCGTTTCCACCCCCTCGGAGGGCACCATGAGCTTGAACTCGGGGAGAGGAGGATTTAGCTCCGGCCCCTTCACCCCGGCGAGGCAGTAGGCGAACCAGAAGGCGGGGTTGTTGAGCTCGGTGATGACCCTCCAGTAGTAGCGCTCTTCAAAGCGTTGCCACGCCTTGCGGAGGTCCCTCGCCACCTCCTGGGTGGCCTCGAGGCTGGAGAGGGGGAGGTAGAACTCGTGGGCCTGGGCCTCCGGGGTGGTGGCCCCTCCCTGGTAGTCCCTAAGGCGGTCCTTCCTCAGGACCTCCAGGTAGGGCCACTTCCCCTTCAGGACCTGCTCCAGGCGGTAGTCCGGGGCGGAGAGCAGGTACTTGGTCCATTCCTCGTAGGTAGGCCCCTGGGCCAGGGCCAGGGAGAAGAGGAAGAGCGCCCAAACCCACCGCATCTCACAACCCCCTTTCCGCGCACCAGTCCCTGAGGGGCTTGAACCACACCTTGGCCTCCTCCCTCCCCGTCCCAGCGAGGGGGTTCCCCTGGGGCGAGATGGAGCGGGTGATGTAGCTCACGTAGGGGTCGCCCTCGGCCACCTCCAGGTCCTTCCCCGTGGGCTGGAGGTAGCCCTCGAGGCCGGGGATCCGGTACCGCTTCCCCTCCGCCGTCACGTATCCCCCGGGCTCCACGGGGCGGTCGTTGTCGCTGGCGTAGCGCCAGGTCTCCTGCCACCCCCGGAGGTAGGCGGAACCCGTGTAGCGAAGCTCAGTACTCAGAACCACCTTGTAAAGGTTGAAAAGCCAGGTGTGGTCCACGCTTATGAAGCGGGCGTACAGGTACGCCGTGCCCACATCCCGGCCTGAGGCGTCCTTCACCGAACAAGTCCACTCAGAAGTGGTCCTCAACCTACACCCTGAAAGAGTGTAGGTCTGCCCCCCGTAAGTGAATTGGATGCCCTCCGGGGTCCCCCAATCGTAGTAAGTTCCCAGGTCGGAAAGGGTAGTTGTCCCCCCCTGGGCGTACACGTAGGCGTACCCCCGGTACCGCCCCTGGGTGTCCCGAACGGTGAAGCTCCGCGCCCCGCTCCAGGTGGCCCCGGAAGCCCATCCCTCTAGGTAGAAGCTCTCGTCTCCCCGCCCCACCACGGCGCTGAACCGCCCGTCCCAGTCCGAGGGGTAGTCGAGGCCCGTTGTCCAGTTCTCGTACTCCTGCAGGGAGAGCTCCTTGAACTCCACCCGGGCCTTCAGGTTGGCCTGGGAGATGTACCCCCACACCTGGGCCCGGGCCTCGGGAAGCCCCTCCTGAGTGGGAGAGAGGGGCGTGGTGAAGGAGAGGTAGTCCGTCTCCTGCCAGTCCGGGCGGTCCACCAGGTAGCGCCCCGCCATCACCGCCCCCTTCTGGGTGGAGCCGGAAGGCGGGTAGATGACGGCGAAGGACTGCTCCTTGGCGAGGCTTTCCCGGGGCATCACGTGGAAGCGGGAGTCGTTCCGGTAGAGAGAGCAGTAGCTCCTCGCCGTCCCCTCCGGGACCACGAACCGCTCCTGCCCCCCGTTTCGCGCCCGGAACTCCTGGGCCAGGGTCTGGGTCCAGGCCGAGACCTCGGGGACGAAGAACCAGAGGGTGCTTCCCTGGGGCTGACGAGCGTAGAAAGCCCTCAGGTCCGCTAGAGAAGAGAGGACGCTCTTCGCCACCACGTCCCGGTCCGCCGGGGAGATGCCGGAGAGGATGGACCCCTGGACCGAGGGAGGCTGGTAGGACTCCATGCCGGGGTAGCGGTACCGCTCTCTAGCGCTTCCTCCAGGGGGCCTCACGGAAAGCCACCCCCCCGCCTCCAGGGGCACGGGGTTGTCCGGGGAGGGCATCCAGGTCTTGGCCCCCTGGAGGGGCCAGACGGCGTACTGCACCTGGTGGTAGGAGGGCCTGTTCTGGGAGTCGTAGACCGTGCTCACCGAGGCCCGCCCCCGGAGGCGGTTCTGGGAGTCGTAGAGGTTGAAGACCGCCCCGTTGTAGGGAGTGTTCGGGGCGTACCCCGAAAGGGTGAAGTAGTCGCACCCGGAGACGCAGAGGTAGAGCTTCCCGTCCCAGGAAAGGGACTGGTTCATGGAGCCCTGCACCGGGTTGGCCCCGCTCTCCACCAAAAACTCCACCACCACGCTGTACCCCTCCCGGGCGTTCCCCTGGAGCGTCCCTCGGACCTCCGTGGAGGGACGAGGGCCGTCCACGAGGCCCACCTGGGCCAGGGCGAGGGAGAGGAAGGGGAGGAGAACGAACTTACGCACCCCTCACCTCCTGGGAAAAGGCGTCCACCAGATGAAGGACCACGGGCCAGAGGAGGCCCGCGAAAAACCAGGAAGGACCGTATGCGAGAGCAAAGACGATCCCCGCTGAAACACCGATGGCCCAACGGATCCAGGTCATGGGTACTGCCTCCCCCGCTGAAACATGGGGTCAATCATGAGGAGGGTCTTCAGGGTGGGCACCAGGCCCGTGGGGGTCTCCGCCAGGGCCAGGCACCGCCTCCCCTCCTGGGTGTCCTTGTAGGTCCGGCACCCCTCGAGGACCTGCCGCCTCTCCTCCTCTGGCACCCCGGGGTAGTCCCGGTCCGAGGGGTCGTAGTACTTCCGGGGGATGAGGCGGTCCAGGAGGAGGTAGTCGTGCCGCCAGCCCTTGGCCATCAAAAAGGTCTTGATCTCCACCTTGGGGCCGATGTCGGCCCCAAGGGAGTTCTGCTGGCCGAAGCAGAAGGAGATGAACCCCCCGCAAAGCCTCCCGGTGTAGAGGAGACCGTAGAGGATGCTGGGCACGTCCGTGAGGATCTTGACCTCCCCCGCCGGGTCCGCGCGGCTACAGATCCCGAGCCAGTTGCAGTCGTAGAAGTACCCCTGGGCCACCCTGGCCAGGGCGCCTCTCACGGGCTCCGGGATCTCCTTGGCGTAGGCGTAGGCCAGCATGGAGGCCGTGGCCCGCTTGTGGTCCTCCACGAGGCGGGTGGCGAACTCGTTCAAGACCTCGTCGTAGGAGAGCTCCCGCTCCCAGGTGAGGTAGGCCGCCCCCCGGCTCGAGGTGGAGATCGTCCCGCTCTGGGGCACCCAGTAGCCCCGGAGGAGGGTGCAGGCGTAGTAGGGAGCCCCCGGCGCGCCCCCAGGAGTCGTCACCGTGGTCGTCTGCTCACCCCCGTCAGGATCCCGGTACTTGCAGGACCAGTCCTCCCGCCACTCCTTCCAGTAGACGAAGGCCTCCGCCGTGAAGTGGTGGAAGCCGTTGTCCCGGAAGGAGAGGCTTCGAGTGGAGACCTGGACCTCGGGGCACCCCTGGACCGGGTTGGGGAAGAGGAGGGCGGGGTAAGTAGAGCTCCCTGGCCCCTCGTCCTTGAGGGCGAGCTGACTCCCCGTCCACCGGATGCGCACCCAGGCCGTGGTGGAGGGAGAAGAGGTCCAGGCCCGCACGGTGAAGGCTCCAGAAGAACTCAGGGCAGTAGGGGAGACGGTGAGGTAGATTTGGGGCCTTCCCACGGGAAGTTCCGGGTAGTTAGGAGGGGTGTAGCTCACCGAGCAGGTGGTGCGCTGGGCGAGGGCGAGGCTCAGCAGGGAGAGAAGTGGCAACATGATGCGGCGCATCATGTCGCATTATAGCAATCTCTGCTCAGCGAAGGGCCCGCTCCGCCTCCGCCAGGCGCTCCAGGAGGGCCTCCCGCCGCCTTAGGAGGGCCTTGTAGCGGGCCAGGGACTGGTGGGAAGGGAAGGGCCCTTCCATGAGGTCCCGGAGGAGGGCCTCCGTCTTGCGGTAGATGAGGCGGAAGAAGGCGCGGTAAAGGTTGCTTCTCCGTCAGGAGAACATCTTGTGGAGGGCCAGGTAACTCTTTCCCCGTCAGGAGAACACCTTGCGGGCGTGGTCGTAGCGCCAGGGGCGGCCCCGCTTGCCCTTGGGGGTGGGTGGGGCCACCTCCTGGGCCAGGCGGAGGCAGTGCTCCAGGACCTCCTTGGGGCTTGCCTCCCGACGAACAAAGCCCTGCTTGCCCATCGGGGCGGGAATATACACCTGTCGTCCCGACCTTTGCAAGGCAAGCCCACAAGTGCTTGACTTGGGGCGGAAAGATATGGTATTCTTCAAGCCAGAAAGGCCCCCCCATTAGGCCTAGGCCTCAAGGGGGGGACGCTTAGTTTATGAAGCAGCCGTACCAAAAGCCACCCTTAACCTTGGAGGAGCAGATCCAGCGGTTGAAAGAACGGGGGCTCGATATTCCCGACGAGGAAGAAGCCAAGGAGTTTCTAAAAAAAGTTCAATACAGCCGTTTAAGACCTTACTGGCATCCGTTTGAGAAAGACCCGCAAAATCACAATTTTCACCCCCAAACCACTTTTAAAGATGTGGTACTTCTCTACGAACTTGACCGGAAGCTGCGGCTACTTGTTATTGAAGCCGTAGAACGCTTTGAGGTCGCTTTACGCAGCCGTTGGGCCTATGTGTTGGCTCACGCTGGAGGTCCTTTCGCATACACTCAAGGGCATTTCTTTCACCGCAAGGATTGGCACAAGGAAGACCTTGAGGCCATTAGGAAAGAGTGGGAAAGGGCTGTAGAACACGATCCCATCTTCCGAAACTACCGAAATAAGTATGGCCAAAGCGACCCCCCAATTTGGCTTATCGTTGAGTGCGCTTCCTTTGGTACCTTATCGCGCTTTCTAGGCAATATCGCAGACAGCAACCTGGGCAAGGACATATCCGAACCCTTTGAACTCCCGTTCAGCTTCTTGCA is drawn from Thermus sp. LT1-2-5 and contains these coding sequences:
- a CDS encoding S8 family serine peptidase, coding for MRRTWSLLFSLLLLTGCALEAPLLRLSLGQEEVRAREGETAILPARVEARGLRARLFVEGLPPGMTPPPLEVEGKRELSLAIPAREAGTWEARVVAEGGGMRREAPFRLVVEGASSLDLYLEGTVYVGGEGVAPQTQAATDRMAYCPQGCPGRPLGGGWYRVEGLGGQALGGLSLPDRPLRAQGGEAEPLFPEEWNLPLARFPEAWAEATGEGVVVAVADTGVLPGHPDLEGVLLPGLDLVDGDTDPTEPSTGSPLQTFHGSHVSGVLAAAWNGVGMAGASQAHILPIRLLTPEGTGRESDLILALRWAAGIPVPGLPPNPHPAQVVNLSLSGEGPCSPALQEALDEVRARGVLVVAAAGNYGRDFRDYFPGNCRGVLTVGAVGSDGRLASYSNRSAPLLAPGGDGASGVLGPTLGGHRLLKGTSQAAPHVSAALALLRSRGAASPEALEGALLAGSRSTPEGRLLDAFAALKALEGGGVALRVEGRLALKPGEEGSLAVEVLSPYPVPVRVVAEGGLSAYLAPNPAQGRAYLRVRALTGTAPGTYRVRLEGGGAEATAEVQVEALPARVVLSACSEGGVCRSFVLPPEGGPFRLEGLSPGTYRLLAFLDRDGDGALDPEEPRGEAEARPPARGVKVLVR
- a CDS encoding Abi family protein — its product is MKQPYQKPPLTLEEQIQRLKERGLDIPDEEEAKEFLKKVQYSRLRPYWHPFEKDPQNHNFHPQTTFKDVVLLYELDRKLRLLVIEAVERFEVALRSRWAYVLAHAGGPFAYTQGHFFHRKDWHKEDLEAIRKEWERAVEHDPIFRNYRNKYGQSDPPIWLIVECASFGTLSRFLGNIADSNLGKDISEPFELPFSFLQSATKHLVVVRNIAAHHSRLWDRELTAYTLPYIRKHPSELKEAMDATTAPQRIYRTLALLLYIMEKLHPEDGWKNRLLDLLKDFGEHLHTRMGFPRNYRNLKLWS